In the Paenibacillus sp. FSL H7-0357 genome, one interval contains:
- a CDS encoding MerR family transcriptional regulator, whose product MYTIGQIANIMGISKDKLRYYEEKEILTPIQNDENNYRQYDFKDIDTVLAIEFYRSLDLEFKAIQKLCKESDIKDMQGILDEKHNEIIQNIARLNTIAHRIEKAKKDCNDIEKHLNNYSIRPMAPIKILGEISDFRAYKEFEVIHNNRDQLAEEPIFKSLKRYIIFNEEGIQSNTMLVTKDIEVDNAVGETDILDYEKCIYTIVEDGVQYEDVMEDNFIKGEKWMDANNYKHKGIVIIGMLLVGYHEGILKSYLEVYIPIE is encoded by the coding sequence ATGTACACAATAGGCCAGATCGCTAATATCATGGGAATTTCCAAGGATAAGTTAAGATATTATGAAGAAAAAGAGATTTTGACACCAATACAAAATGATGAAAATAATTATAGACAATATGATTTTAAAGATATAGATACTGTATTGGCAATAGAGTTCTATAGATCATTGGATTTGGAATTTAAGGCTATTCAGAAGCTATGCAAAGAAAGTGATATAAAAGATATGCAAGGTATTTTGGACGAAAAACACAATGAAATAATTCAAAATATAGCCAGATTAAATACTATAGCCCATAGAATTGAAAAGGCTAAAAAGGATTGCAACGATATTGAAAAACACTTAAATAATTATTCGATTAGGCCTATGGCACCTATAAAAATATTGGGAGAAATATCAGATTTCAGAGCTTATAAGGAATTTGAAGTTATACATAATAACAGAGATCAATTAGCTGAGGAGCCAATTTTCAAGAGTTTAAAACGGTATATCATTTTTAATGAAGAGGGAATACAATCCAATACAATGCTGGTTACAAAAGATATAGAGGTTGATAATGCTGTAGGGGAAACGGATATTTTAGACTATGAAAAATGTATATATACGATTGTTGAAGATGGAGTACAGTATGAAGACGTGATGGAGGATAACTTTATAAAGGGTGAGAAGTGGATGGATGCCAATAATTATAAACATAAAGGCATAGTAATTATAGGGATGTTATTAGTAGGCTACCACGAAGGAATATTAAAGTCATATTTAGAAGTTTATATCCCCATTGAATAA
- a CDS encoding helix-turn-helix domain-containing protein yields MSDPSNIIKQIIGKTVKAIRIKQGLSQEDLAHECNVDRSYISMIEVGKNEPSVKKIFDLCKGLKIKPSDFFKMVEVEYEKGRENE; encoded by the coding sequence TTGAGCGATCCGTCCAATATCATTAAGCAAATTATCGGTAAAACGGTGAAAGCGATACGTATCAAACAAGGCTTAAGCCAAGAAGATCTAGCACATGAATGCAATGTCGACCGATCCTATATTTCCATGATTGAGGTTGGCAAAAACGAACCTTCCGTCAAAAAAATTTTTGACCTTTGCAAAGGGCTAAAAATCAAGCCGTCCGACTTTTTCAAAATGGTTGAGGTGGAGTATGAGAAAGGGCGAGAGAACGAGTGA
- a CDS encoding helix-turn-helix domain-containing protein codes for MNLPENVGSRIRELRKAKGWTQEQLAEAASLHYSYIGGVERGDRNISLETLEKIIAAFQVPAIEVFRFEDETEHRKALDEHMALISNKSVEEIAAITRVTREVIAAMGMGKR; via the coding sequence ATGAATTTACCAGAAAACGTTGGCAGTCGCATACGTGAGCTTAGAAAAGCAAAAGGATGGACTCAAGAACAACTGGCTGAAGCAGCATCGCTTCACTACAGTTACATAGGTGGTGTCGAGCGGGGAGATCGTAACATTTCTTTGGAAACGCTAGAGAAAATAATCGCAGCGTTTCAAGTTCCCGCCATTGAAGTTTTTCGTTTCGAAGATGAGACCGAGCACCGAAAGGCGCTTGATGAGCATATGGCTTTGATTAGCAATAAGAGTGTAGAAGAAATAGCAGCAATCACCCGGGTTACCCGGGAAGTAATTGCTGCTATGGGGATGGGGAAGAGGTAG
- a CDS encoding MBL fold metallo-hydrolase, whose protein sequence is MKNRIESFRGSEHFRLNYIADSVIAAIAVPGTGSLGNAAIIDLGDITLVVDTFSTIQAAEDLKAAAEYLTGNPVSYVINTHWHSDHTSGNQVFLPAANIISTSTTREIMNTFARDRLAQYRENTVQMYQAIKEFEEQIQQETDEKLKREMAWESASDREFMKMLPNLVHSLPTITFDQQMTIHGSNRSIQLITFGGGHTQSDAIVYIPEDKIVVIGDLVLSKHHPVLAYANPQEWLNILEQVELLDVETIVPGHGEVCSLQELHEVKGYITDIMAIVAEAVQSKKSIDEIEVPELYHNWYFTTYFKTNLSKVYDMITKLEG, encoded by the coding sequence ATGAAAAATAGGATTGAATCATTTAGAGGCTCCGAGCATTTTCGGCTGAATTACATCGCTGATAGTGTAATTGCAGCGATTGCGGTTCCAGGTACCGGTTCTTTGGGGAATGCAGCAATCATTGATCTAGGCGATATAACTCTTGTCGTGGATACATTCTCGACAATACAGGCTGCAGAAGATTTGAAAGCTGCTGCAGAGTACCTCACGGGAAACCCTGTATCCTATGTAATCAACACGCATTGGCACAGTGATCATACCTCTGGAAATCAAGTGTTTTTACCTGCGGCTAATATTATCTCAACATCAACTACTCGTGAGATTATGAATACTTTTGCCAGAGACAGGTTAGCCCAATATCGGGAAAACACGGTGCAGATGTATCAGGCTATCAAAGAATTTGAAGAGCAAATACAACAAGAGACGGATGAAAAGTTAAAAAGGGAAATGGCATGGGAAAGTGCTAGTGACCGTGAGTTTATGAAGATGCTACCCAATCTAGTACATTCGCTGCCGACAATAACTTTTGATCAGCAGATGACCATACATGGCAGTAATCGTAGCATTCAACTCATTACCTTTGGTGGGGGACACACGCAAAGTGATGCAATCGTGTACATTCCGGAAGACAAAATTGTCGTAATAGGGGATCTGGTGCTCTCAAAACATCACCCGGTTTTGGCGTATGCAAATCCTCAGGAATGGCTGAATATTTTGGAGCAGGTCGAACTGCTGGATGTAGAAACTATCGTACCGGGACATGGCGAAGTATGCTCTTTGCAAGAACTTCACGAAGTGAAGGGATATATAACCGATATAATGGCAATTGTGGCAGAAGCCGTTCAAAGTAAGAAAAGCATTGATGAGATTGAAGTACCGGAATTGTATCATAACTGGTACTTTACTACATACTTTAAGACGAATTTGAGTAAGGTGTATGACATGATCACTAAATTAGAGGGTTAA
- a CDS encoding pyridoxamine 5'-phosphate oxidase family protein, whose translation MSKYDEAMKLLEEQVGNKDGLISLSTIALEPGANGKSRPAARIVDAYYEDGAFYTVTYATSGKMQQIAQNPEVAVCIIVENFTADGIGENLGWVCDEKNAEMMTKLRTIFAEWYNEANNDEDPNTCLLRIRLTKGLWNDAHKGIRNEIDFVNKTAN comes from the coding sequence ATGAGCAAGTACGACGAAGCAATGAAGCTGCTGGAAGAACAAGTGGGTAACAAGGACGGCCTAATCTCTCTGTCCACCATCGCGCTGGAACCGGGGGCCAATGGCAAAAGCCGTCCCGCCGCCCGCATTGTGGACGCCTATTATGAGGATGGCGCGTTCTACACCGTCACTTACGCGACCTCAGGCAAGATGCAACAGATCGCCCAAAACCCCGAAGTCGCCGTTTGTATCATCGTCGAAAACTTTACGGCCGATGGTATCGGTGAAAACCTGGGCTGGGTATGTGACGAGAAAAACGCGGAGATGATGACAAAGCTGCGCACAATATTCGCCGAGTGGTATAACGAAGCCAATAACGACGAAGACCCTAACACATGCCTGCTGCGCATTCGCCTGACAAAGGGCCTGTGGAATGACGCCCATAAAGGGATCAGAAATGAGATTGATTTTGTCAATAAGACGGCAAATTAA
- a CDS encoding ABC transporter ATP-binding protein, protein MSKGLQLSEVTKYYAEGSNRIAALDHVSISVEPGEFVAVVGPSGSGKSTFLSIAGALLKASEGEVKLNGHNISTLTAKELAIIRLQEIGFIMQSSNLVPYLNVLDQLLIVKRMSGKVKREDKEFATKLLEELGLGSKLKSLPEELSGGEKQRTAIARALINNPNIILADEPTASLDTKRAHEVVSLIAQEVKSRRKAAIMVTHDERMLEYCDKVYRMEDGKLSLAESSRSGVYPSFVL, encoded by the coding sequence ATGAGTAAGGGATTGCAATTGAGTGAAGTCACAAAGTATTATGCCGAAGGAAGCAATCGGATCGCGGCACTCGATCATGTGTCAATATCAGTGGAGCCGGGCGAGTTTGTTGCTGTAGTTGGACCGTCGGGTTCCGGTAAAAGTACGTTTTTGTCTATTGCTGGAGCGCTACTTAAAGCTTCAGAAGGAGAGGTTAAGCTAAATGGACATAATATTTCTACACTTACTGCCAAAGAACTAGCGATTATAAGACTACAAGAAATCGGATTTATTATGCAATCATCGAATTTGGTGCCCTATCTAAATGTTCTTGATCAATTGCTAATAGTAAAAAGGATGTCGGGAAAGGTTAAAAGGGAGGATAAGGAATTCGCCACTAAGTTGCTGGAAGAGCTGGGTCTGGGCTCGAAGTTAAAAAGCCTTCCGGAAGAGCTATCAGGTGGTGAGAAGCAGCGGACAGCGATTGCTCGTGCTTTAATTAATAATCCCAACATCATCTTGGCGGATGAGCCGACTGCAAGTTTGGATACCAAACGCGCCCATGAAGTCGTCAGTCTAATTGCGCAAGAGGTGAAGTCACGCCGGAAAGCGGCGATTATGGTTACCCATGATGAGCGTATGCTTGAATATTGCGACAAGGTATACCGGATGGAAGATGGGAAATTGTCGTTGGCTGAATCGTCAAGATCAGGGGTGTACCCAAGTTTCGTTCTTTAG
- a CDS encoding ABC transporter permease, producing the protein MFLAMKELMHSKMRFLMIIIIFVLIAWLVFILSGLGNGLSTLAASTFKTMKADYVIFEEGSQSSMSKSLLSDQLMTEVELLPNVSAAAPMGSTMATALKEQSTKNEDKLDIAVIGINPGSFLEPAIVEGESLSSENPTGVVVNSSMKDEGYNIGDTFQLDATTESLTIIGFVENQTYNHVASVFTPMDEWRKITFAAPGSDKGVTGPVNAIMVQGKDIDPEVINSKLLGTDTVTRAGAVQGMPGYKEENGTILMMLAFLLAISAFVLGVFFYVITMQKTNQFGIMKAIGASNRFLGKAIVSQVFVLSLTSIVVGILLTYGTAAIMPKGMPFKLETSLVVTYSVILLIIAMLSSMVSVRKITKIDPLKALGRVE; encoded by the coding sequence ATGTTTTTAGCTATGAAAGAATTGATGCATAGTAAAATGAGATTTTTAATGATCATCATTATTTTTGTACTAATTGCTTGGTTGGTATTTATCTTGTCAGGTTTGGGGAATGGATTGTCTACGCTAGCTGCGTCAACATTCAAGACTATGAAGGCTGATTATGTCATTTTTGAAGAAGGGTCCCAGTCTTCAATGAGTAAGTCGCTGCTGTCTGATCAATTAATGACGGAAGTGGAGCTACTACCAAATGTGAGTGCTGCCGCACCTATGGGAAGTACGATGGCAACGGCGTTGAAGGAACAAAGCACCAAGAATGAAGATAAGTTGGATATTGCGGTTATAGGAATTAACCCAGGAAGCTTCTTGGAACCGGCTATCGTAGAAGGGGAAAGCCTATCTTCTGAGAACCCTACTGGTGTCGTAGTAAATTCCTCCATGAAGGATGAGGGCTATAACATTGGTGACACTTTTCAATTAGATGCCACGACGGAATCATTGACGATTATCGGATTTGTCGAGAATCAGACCTATAACCACGTTGCATCAGTATTTACTCCGATGGACGAGTGGCGGAAGATTACCTTCGCAGCTCCGGGTTCGGATAAAGGAGTTACAGGTCCCGTTAATGCGATTATGGTACAAGGTAAGGATATCGATCCAGAAGTAATAAATAGCAAATTATTAGGTACGGATACGGTTACCCGAGCGGGAGCCGTTCAAGGAATGCCAGGATACAAAGAAGAGAACGGTACTATTTTAATGATGCTTGCATTTCTGCTCGCTATCTCCGCATTCGTGCTTGGGGTGTTCTTTTATGTAATTACGATGCAGAAGACCAACCAGTTCGGAATTATGAAAGCTATAGGTGCTAGTAACAGATTCTTGGGCAAAGCCATTGTATCGCAAGTGTTTGTGCTTTCGCTGACTAGTATAGTAGTTGGAATCTTACTGACTTATGGAACAGCTGCCATTATGCCGAAGGGTATGCCATTCAAGCTGGAAACTAGTCTTGTCGTCACGTATTCTGTTATTTTGCTAATTATCGCTATGTTAAGTTCGATGGTTTCTGTTCGCAAGATTACAAAGATTGATCCGCTCAAAGCGCTCGGGAGGGTTGAATAA
- a CDS encoding TetR/AcrR family transcriptional regulator: MGRKQSFTETELLDTTKKLVLEYGYDGFHLKLLSQHLSGARSTIYQYYANKEEIVAACMKRVIATVLDNASAIDETNPMDALEQLLLIYVEEYRLHQLLGDASKINTANSTAAARDLEFIEEAHKTLKIQLSRLFERAQQEKSLRQDIPLPVLIGVFFNLIDTPNMLNIPIPDWGKLLFQMWIGGAKS; this comes from the coding sequence ATGGGAAGAAAACAATCTTTTACTGAGACAGAGCTACTTGATACGACAAAAAAATTAGTGCTTGAGTATGGATACGACGGTTTTCATCTTAAGCTGCTTTCACAGCATCTATCCGGAGCCCGAAGTACTATTTATCAATATTACGCTAATAAAGAAGAGATCGTTGCTGCTTGTATGAAGCGTGTAATAGCAACAGTACTAGACAATGCATCAGCAATTGATGAGACTAATCCTATGGACGCTCTCGAGCAGTTACTTCTCATTTACGTAGAAGAATATAGGCTCCATCAACTATTGGGAGATGCCAGTAAAATAAATACGGCTAATTCTACTGCAGCAGCGAGGGATCTTGAGTTTATTGAGGAAGCACATAAGACTCTTAAAATACAATTGTCACGCTTGTTTGAACGCGCACAACAGGAAAAAAGCCTGCGACAAGATATCCCGCTTCCTGTGCTTATTGGTGTGTTCTTTAACTTAATTGATACCCCTAATATGCTCAATATCCCTATACCTGATTGGGGAAAGCTGTTGTTTCAAATGTGGATCGGAGGAGCCAAGAGCTAG
- a CDS encoding aminopeptidase P family protein codes for MDIRDKVEKLRQLMRTNQMDAYIIPSFDAHQSEYVAEHWKCREWISGFTGSAGTVVITLEDAGLWTDGRYYIQAEKQLEGSGIRLFRMVDPGVPFYSEWLADVLNEGSVVGFDGNVFSITMVKRMEKDLKAKRIGLKMNQDLIGDLWEDRPEIPKGSMFTHDVKYAGKSRVEKLNEVRKEMKNIGANYYILTSLDDIAWLLNIRGADVPNNPVVISNVIVAEHKCYLFIDSCKIPPLVQLELEAEGIELKAYDEIHMFLGNLSSGDTIILDANKTNSRLYNAINSNTNKIESPDITTNLKAIKNEVEIKNVKWCEIKDGLAMVKFIKWLKNVVDKIEITEITAEERLEDFRRAQEGYVGPSFDTIAGYREHAALMHYKANKETQFILKNEGLFLVDSGGQYYDGTTDITRTIVLGKLTDEQKRDFTLVLKGFIALSSVKYLYGATGSNLDVLARQPIWQYGLDYKCGTGHGVGFFLNVHEGPQSIRNNTNNVILEKGMIITNEPGIYLEGKYGIRTENMMLVVDDEKTEFGQFMKFETITYCPIDLAGINTDILTESEKQWLNNYHQEVYTKLAPYLNDEESAWLREETREI; via the coding sequence ATGGATATCAGGGATAAGGTCGAAAAGTTAAGACAGCTAATGAGAACAAATCAAATGGATGCTTATATCATTCCCAGCTTTGATGCACATCAGAGTGAATATGTAGCAGAGCATTGGAAATGTAGAGAGTGGATATCAGGATTTACAGGGTCTGCAGGTACAGTAGTTATTACCTTAGAGGATGCTGGGTTATGGACAGATGGTAGATACTATATTCAAGCAGAAAAGCAGCTTGAGGGCTCAGGAATCAGATTATTTCGAATGGTGGATCCAGGGGTACCCTTTTATTCGGAATGGTTAGCAGATGTTCTTAATGAAGGAAGCGTTGTGGGCTTTGATGGAAATGTTTTTTCAATTACTATGGTTAAAAGAATGGAAAAAGATCTAAAAGCAAAAAGAATCGGATTAAAAATGAATCAAGATTTAATTGGTGATCTGTGGGAAGATCGACCGGAGATTCCTAAAGGATCAATGTTTACTCATGACGTAAAATATGCAGGCAAATCACGTGTGGAAAAATTAAATGAAGTAAGAAAAGAAATGAAAAATATAGGAGCAAATTATTATATTTTAACCTCCTTAGATGACATTGCATGGCTTTTGAATATAAGAGGGGCCGATGTGCCTAACAATCCAGTTGTAATTAGTAATGTAATCGTAGCGGAACATAAATGTTATTTATTTATTGATTCCTGCAAGATTCCCCCTTTGGTTCAATTAGAACTGGAGGCTGAAGGAATCGAGTTAAAAGCGTATGATGAAATACATATGTTCTTGGGAAATCTTTCGAGCGGAGATACCATTATTTTAGATGCGAATAAAACAAATAGCAGATTATATAACGCCATTAACAGTAATACAAATAAAATTGAAAGTCCGGACATCACAACTAATTTAAAAGCTATAAAAAATGAAGTTGAGATAAAAAATGTGAAATGGTGTGAAATCAAAGACGGTTTAGCCATGGTGAAATTTATAAAATGGTTAAAAAACGTTGTAGATAAAATAGAAATTACAGAGATTACTGCAGAAGAAAGATTAGAAGATTTCAGAAGGGCACAGGAAGGATATGTTGGGCCTAGCTTTGATACGATAGCAGGTTATAGAGAACATGCTGCGTTGATGCATTATAAAGCCAATAAAGAAACGCAATTTATACTTAAGAATGAAGGCCTTTTTCTAGTTGATTCAGGCGGACAGTATTATGATGGAACAACAGATATTACACGAACGATTGTTTTAGGAAAACTTACCGATGAGCAAAAAAGAGATTTTACTTTGGTGTTAAAAGGGTTTATTGCATTAAGCTCAGTGAAATATTTATATGGGGCTACAGGTTCTAACTTAGATGTTTTAGCAAGACAACCAATATGGCAATATGGTCTAGACTATAAGTGCGGGACAGGTCATGGGGTGGGTTTTTTCTTGAATGTTCATGAGGGACCACAAAGCATAAGGAATAATACTAATAATGTTATATTAGAAAAAGGCATGATCATTACGAATGAACCGGGAATATACCTTGAAGGTAAATATGGAATTAGAACTGAAAATATGATGTTAGTAGTTGACGACGAGAAAACAGAGTTCGGTCAATTTATGAAGTTTGAAACCATTACGTATTGTCCAATTGATCTAGCCGGTATCAATACAGATATATTAACAGAGAGTGAAAAGCAATGGTTAAACAATTATCATCAAGAGGTCTATACGAAGCTGGCTCCTTATTTAAATGATGAAGAGAGCGCATGGCTGAGGGAAGAAACTAGGGAAATATAA
- a CDS encoding S-layer homology domain-containing protein: MRKKWLVSFLVLLMCASGSTVYAEAKTSADFTDLKDLDAATKAKFDAMISAGIFDGVSDTTFGLKEEMNRAQFAKVAALITGIEVNKDLKMSSFSDVKANDAANGYALPYIEALKTAGVTDGYGEGTYNPAGKVTKEQLATFLVRVLGKDAEAKAKTGTDTTVSKWAQGYVSEALELKLLSNGADGTFGGKANATRDLLLTGAYEAKSQYIAPTPTPTPTPTPTPTPAPAPAPTPTPTPAPTPTPTPTPAPTPTPTPTPTPTPTPTPTPTPTPTPTPTPTPTPTPTPTPTPTPTPTPTPTPTPTPTPTPTPTPTPTPTPTPTPTPTPTPTPTPTPTPTPTPTPTPTPTPTPTPTPTPTPTPTPTPTPTPTPTPTPAPSNVALDMINASVGTWINVDETTFAEAGITGVTTSNVSAVQDALDSDGSSPWTVSEIQAIVNAVIDGITKQAALDLINAASASGSWTNVDVTTFANAGITGVTLEDLSSYEYALETGLTPLPRTLSQIQAIVDETNQAIILAAIYDYLNPFSEGSTPNEEVFALAGITGVTASNLSEVLSALESAYQEAKNNPFGTPMSTKQDIQDVVDLVLGYYTD, encoded by the coding sequence ATGAGAAAAAAATGGCTTGTTTCATTTTTGGTTTTATTAATGTGCGCGTCTGGCAGTACGGTTTATGCTGAGGCGAAGACTTCGGCAGACTTCACTGATCTAAAGGATTTGGATGCGGCGACGAAGGCAAAGTTTGATGCAATGATTAGCGCTGGGATTTTTGATGGCGTCAGTGATACGACGTTTGGGCTCAAAGAGGAGATGAACCGCGCCCAGTTCGCAAAGGTTGCGGCATTGATTACGGGTATTGAAGTCAATAAAGATCTGAAGATGTCCAGTTTCAGTGACGTCAAGGCGAATGATGCCGCCAATGGTTATGCGCTGCCCTACATTGAAGCACTTAAAACTGCTGGCGTAACGGACGGCTATGGCGAAGGTACATACAATCCTGCTGGCAAAGTGACCAAAGAGCAGTTGGCTACGTTCTTGGTTCGAGTGCTAGGCAAGGACGCGGAAGCAAAAGCGAAAACTGGTACCGATACAACCGTATCCAAATGGGCGCAGGGTTATGTGTCCGAGGCATTGGAGCTTAAATTGTTATCCAATGGCGCTGATGGTACGTTTGGCGGCAAAGCAAATGCTACGCGCGATTTGCTGCTTACCGGTGCCTACGAAGCGAAATCACAATATATAGCGCCGACACCAACACCAACACCGACACCAACACCAACACCAACACCAGCACCAGCACCAGCGCCAACACCAACACCGACACCAGCGCCAACACCAACACCAACACCGACACCAGCGCCGACACCAACACCAACACCAACACCAACACCAACACCAACACCAACACCAACACCAACACCAACACCAACACCAACACCAACACCAACACCAACACCAACACCAACACCAACACCAACACCAACACCAACACCAACACCAACACCAACACCAACACCAACACCAACACCAACACCAACACCAACACCAACACCAACACCAACACCAACACCAACACCAACACCAACACCAACACCAACACCGACGCCGACACCAACGCCGACACCGACGCCGACACCAACACCGACGCCGACGCCGACGCCGACACCAACACCGACGCCGACACCAACACCAACACCAACACCGACACCGACGCCGACACCGACACCAACACCGGCGCCATCCAATGTCGCACTAGATATGATTAATGCATCTGTTGGGACATGGATCAATGTTGATGAGACGACTTTTGCTGAAGCCGGTATTACGGGCGTAACGACATCCAATGTATCAGCTGTTCAAGATGCACTTGACTCTGATGGAAGCTCTCCGTGGACGGTTTCAGAAATTCAAGCCATCGTCAATGCGGTTATTGACGGTATTACGAAGCAAGCGGCACTGGATTTGATCAATGCTGCATCGGCTTCGGGTTCATGGACGAATGTTGATGTGACGACTTTTGCCAATGCAGGTATTACGGGCGTCACATTAGAGGACCTTTCCTCCTACGAATACGCATTGGAAACCGGATTAACACCACTTCCAAGAACATTGTCTCAAATTCAAGCGATTGTTGACGAGACTAATCAGGCAATTATCTTAGCTGCAATCTATGATTATTTGAATCCTTTCAGTGAAGGATCTACTCCTAACGAAGAAGTATTCGCTCTAGCTGGTATAACCGGAGTGACAGCTTCGAACTTAAGCGAGGTCTTATCTGCCCTTGAATCGGCCTATCAGGAGGCCAAAAACAATCCTTTTGGAACGCCTATGTCTACTAAACAAGATATCCAGGACGTAGTTGACCTTGTCTTAGGCTACTATACGGATTAA